Proteins encoded by one window of Kwoniella dejecticola CBS 10117 chromosome 9, complete sequence:
- a CDS encoding OPT family small oligopeptide transporter, whose amino-acid sequence MTSLSPSISPWPFLRGRSGQITDHAINGRADMSTDRHDINDVELSDITGDRFPDDAQPGENRSDVDADGREKYNFEAAKPPSPHSGHHELRDHTQLYAPSTSQSAEELDGEEEEDSPYPEVRVSVHPTDDPSLPVSTLRAWVLGTLMAVLLPGINQFFIYRYPNVLVPGIVAQLVVHPLGLMLAKLPRRSMWRWVNPGAWNAKEHTLVYIMANVSAGSAYATDIIATQRFFYNQQWGWGYNLLLVLSTQMLGFSFAGILYKVLVIPSSMIWPATLVNTALFNTLHAKSSLSGKSGLLQSRQTYLFTALSNFDWVTWIKPNSQIINLLFGYQSGAGMSILTFDWGMMAAVNNPLATPWWVTANVLGGFIFFIWFLAPILYYCNVFYAKYLPFSSARVFDNTARTYDVSIVVDDRATLNLTAYEGYSPVYMTMTSALSYGLNFAAVTATIVHSCLFFRKQVWHNVRGRPVRPDIHARLNSIYPPVPSWWYLAIFLINMILAIVTITVWPTDLPVWALLLAILLAGVMVLPIGLIQAITNMQVGLNVLSEIIIGALKWRITCTFLSGTSSSLNSSPPLSGGITQLVVQQWLFSNIEGICTLDSERWWCPSTRTFFSASVLYGLIGPKRLFGPGSLYRHLEWFYLLGGVMPLVTFFLSRKWPRSGWGYVCWPVVFSCVSLLPPYLPINFISFCIVGFVTQYYIRTRYFDWWSKYNYTLSAALTCGYALCIIFIFFALQLPKNGHVGESIQKWWGNTIYTHTLDGQGGVASAALHLLDGEKFGM is encoded by the exons ATGACATCGTTGTCTCCGTCGATCTCGCCATGGCCTTTCTTGAGAGGTCGCAGTGGTCAGATCACAGATCACGCGATCAACGGTAGGGCAGACATGTCTACGGATCGCCATGATATCAACGATGTCGAACTGAGTGACATCACCGGCGATCGTTTCCCAGATGACGCTCAGCCAGGCGAAAACAGAAGTGACGTTGATGCCGATGGACGAGAGAAGTATAATTTCGAGGC TGCGAAACCGCCCAGCCCGCATTCAGGACATCATGAACTCAGAGATCACACACAGTTGTACGCCCCATCGACTTCCCAGTCAGCCGAAGAGCtagatggagaagaagaagaagattccCCTTATCCCGAAGTCAGAGTATCCGTTCACCCCACCGACGATCCCTCTCTGCCCGTTTCAACCCTTCGCGCATGGGTATTGGGCACTCTCATGGCTGTACTCTTACCAGGAATCAACCAATTCTTCATCTACCGGTACCCCAATGTACTCGTTCCTGGGATAGTGGCTCAGCTGGTAGTCCACCCTCTTGGTCTGATGCTGGCCAAATTACCTAGACGGAGTATGTGGAGATGGGTTAATCCCGGTGCTTGGAATGCGAAGGAACATACTCTA GTGTACATCATGGCGAACGTCTCAGCTGGGTCCGCTTATGCTACTGACATAATTGCGACTCAACGATTCTTCTATAATCAACAGTGGGGATGGGGATATAATCTGCTACT AGTTTTGAGCACACAGATGCTAGGATTTTCGTTCGCTGGGATTTTGTATAAAGTGCTTGTCATTCcgtcttcgatgatctggcCTGCGACCCTGGTGAACACCGCTC TATTCAACACACTGCACGCCAAGTCAAGTCTCAGCGGCAAGTCTGGTCTTTTGCAATCCAGACAAAC TTATCTGTTCACCGCACTCAGCAAC TTCGACTGGGTGACATGGATTAAGCCTAATTCGCAAATC ATCAACCTGTTATTTGGATATCAATCCGGTGCCGGGATGTCCATTCTGACTTTCGATTGGGGCATGATGGCCGCCGTCAATAATCCCTTAGCTACTCCGTGGTGGGTGACAGCGAACGTCCTGGGTGGATTCATATTT TTCATCTGGTTCCTTGCGCCGATACTGTATTACTGCAACGTATTTTACGCGAAATATCTACCTTTTTCAAGCGCCAGAGTATTCGATAATAC GGCAAGAACGTATGATGTATCGATCGTTGTAGACGACAGAGCGACGCTGAACCTTACTGCTTATGAGGGATACTCGCCTGTCTACATGACGATG ACCTCGGCGCTTTCGTATGGTCTCAATTTTGCCGC AGTGACTGCCACGATTGTTCATTcttgcttgttcttccgTAAACAAG TCTGGCACAATGTCCGAGGCCGACCTGTCCGACCCGACATCCATGCTCGACTGAACTCCATTTACCCACCAGTACCAAGTTGGTGGTATCTTGCCATTTTCCTGATAAACATGATTCTAGCCATCGTAACGATCACCGTCTGGCCGACCGACTTGCCCGTCTGGGCTCTGCTCCTAGCAATCTTACTGGCGGGTGTCATGGTCCTGCCAATCGGACTTATACAAGCTATCACCAACATGCAAGTTGGTCTGAATGTTTTG agcgaaatcatcatcggcGCCCTG AAGTGGCGCATTACATGCACGTTCCTATCCGGcacgtcttcttcgctcaacTCTTCGCCACCTTTATCGGGGGGCATCACTCAACTCGTTGTTCAGCAATGGCTGTTCAGTAATATTGAGGGGATATGTACGTTGGACTCTGAGAGATGGTGGTGTCCCTCGACTCGGACATTCTTTTCTGCCTCTGTATTGTATGGTCTAATTGGACCGAAGAGGTTATTCGGTCCAGGGAGTCTGTATAGACATTTGGAATGGTTTTACCTCCTCGGTGGAGTCATGCCTTTGGTCACGTTCTTCTTGAGTAGGAAATGGCCAAGAAGTGGATGGGGGTACGTGTGTTGGCCTGTGGTATTTAGTTGTGTCTCGCTTTTGCCTCCTTATTTGCCTATAAACTttatcag TTTCTGCATCGTAGGATTTGTCACGCAGTATTATATCAGGACGAGGTATTTTGATTGGTGGTCCAAATA CAATTACACATTATCAGCAGCGCTCACCTGTGGATATGCCCTGTGCATCATATTCATTTTCTTCGCTTTACAATTACCTAAAAATGGACATG TCGGCGAAAGTATTCAGAAATGGTGGGGGAATACAATCTATACTCATACTCTTGACGGACAAGGCGGAGTAGCTTCTGCTGCATTACACTTATTGGACGGCGAGAAATTCGGAATGTAA